The following are encoded in a window of Cygnus atratus isolate AKBS03 ecotype Queensland, Australia chromosome 20, CAtr_DNAZoo_HiC_assembly, whole genome shotgun sequence genomic DNA:
- the LOC118254085 gene encoding GAS2-like protein 2 has product MWGTPGAAERSIRPYCSSQQYLCAMKEDLAEWLKELYDLDIEAGTFLEVLETGAVLCSHANHVAHAAAEFARTCPAAARRLRLPAAGVACNLAAQPGTFQARDNVSNFIQWCRKEMGIKDVLMFETEDLVLRKNEKNFVLCLLELARRAARFGMRAPTLVQMEEEIEEELRQELHLPPTDTPLPRPPREPRDLQNLDQMVQHLVSRCTCPVQFPMIKISDGKYRVGDSDTLIFVRILREHVMVRVGGGWDTLQHYLDKHDPCRCTSLSHKQHSRSRTPQQVQHEVQLCKAPPAPSRGQPSLLVSRSQSPLPPVTWGPPGGTTEELAAGGQTPQGTRAATLPKPRRCLKKPERVPSIYKLKLRPKVRPRRDHRPGKGPSRIPTPLGQRLPRARGQHRPPAPTRHPQPGGARPAAKHSLADSGAWLTEDDEEAWV; this is encoded by the exons ATGTGGGGGACGCCGGGCGCCGCGGAGCGGAGCATCCGTCCCTACTGCTCCAGCCAGCAGTACCTCTGCGCCATGAAGGAGGACCTGGCCGAGTGGCTGAAGGAGCTGTATGACCTGGACATCGAGGCAGGCACCttcctggaggtgctggagaCGGGGGCCGTGCTCTGCTCCCACGCCAACCACGTCGCCCACGCGGCCGCAGAGTTCGCCCgcacctgccctgctgcagcccgcCGCCTCCGCCTGCCCGCCGCCGGCGTCGCCTGCAACCTCGCGGCGCAGCCGGGCACCTTCCAGGCCAGGGACAACGTCTCCAACTTCATCCAGTGGTGCAGGAAGGAGATGGGTATTAAAG ATGTGCTGATGTTTGAGACGGAGGACCTGGTGCTGCGGAAGAACGAGAAGAACTTCGTGCTgtgcctgctggagctggcgcgccgcgccgcccgcttCGGCATGCGCGCCCCGACCCTCGTGCAGATGGAGGAGGAGATCGAGGAGGAGCTCCGGCAGGAGCTGCACCTGCCCCCCACAGACAcccccctgccccggccccccagGGAACCCCGGGACCTTCAAAACCTTGACCAGATG GTCCAGCACCTGGTGAGCCGCTGCACCTGCCCCGTCCAGTTCCCCATGATTAAGATATCAGACGGGAAATACCGCGTGGGCGACTCCGACACCCTCATCTTTGTCCGG ATCCTGCGGGAGCACGTCATGGTGCGGGTCGGGGGCGGCTGGGACACGCTGCAGCACTACCTGGACAAGCACGACCCGTGCCGCTGCACCTCGCTCT CTCACAAGCAGCATTCCAGGAGCAGGACCCCCCAGCAGGTGCAGCACGAGGTCCAGCTCTGCAAagcgcccccggcccccagccgtGGGCAGCCCTCGCTGCTGGTCAGCCGCTCACAGAGCCCGCTGCCCCCCGTCACATGGGGACCCC CTGGGGGGACCacagaggagctggcagcagggggcCAGACCCCGCAGGGCACGAGGGCAGCCACCCTGCCAAAGCCCCGGCGGTGCCTCAAGAAACCTGAGCGTGTGCCCTCCATCTACAAGCTGAAGCTGCGGCCCAAAGTGCGTCCCCGGCGGGACCATCGGCCCGGGAAGGGCCCCTCGCGCATCCCCACCCCCCTGGGGCAGCGCCTGCCCCGTGCGCGGGGCCAGCAtcgccccccggccccgacACGGCACCCGCAGCCCGGGGGTGCACGCCCCGCAGCCAAGCACTCGCTGGCTGACAGCGGCGCGTGGCTTACCGAAGACGATGAGGAGGCGTGGGTCTGA
- the RASL10B gene encoding ras-like protein family member 10B, giving the protein MVATFKIAVLGAQGVGKSAIVRQFLYNEFSEVCVPTTARRVYLPAVVMNGHVHDLQIMDFPPISAFPVNTLQEWADVCCRGLRSVHAYILVYDICCFDSFEYIKTIRQQILETRVIGTSETPIIIVGNKRDLQRGRVIPRWNVSNLVKKTWKCGYIECSAKYNWHILLLFSELLKSVGCARCKHVHTTIRFQGALRRNRCTIM; this is encoded by the exons ATGGTGGCGACCTTCAAGATCGCCGTGCTGGGAGCCCAGGGCGTGGGCAAGAGCGCCATAGTCCGGCAGTTCCTCTACAACGAGTTCAGCGAGGTCTGCGTGCCCACCACGGCCCGCCGCGTCTACCTGCCCGCCGTCGTGATGAACGGCCACGTCCACGACCTGCAGATCATGGACTTCCCCCCCATCAGCGCCTTCCCCGTCAACACGCTGCAG GAGTGGGCGGACGTGTGTTGCAGGGGGCTCCGGAGCGTCCATGCCTACATCCTGGTCTATGACATCTGTTGCTTTGACAGCTTCGAGTACATCAAAACCATCCGCCAGCAGATCCTGGAGACGAG GGTCATCGGCACGTCGGAGACACCCATCATCATCGTGGGCAACAAGCGGGACCTGCAGCGGGGCCGGGTGATCCCGCGCTGGAACGTCTCCAACCTGGTGAAGAAGACGTGGAAGTGCGGCTACATCGAGTGCTCGGCCAAGTACAACTGGCAcatcctgctgctcttcagcgAGCTCCTGAAGAGCGTGGGCTGCGCCCGCTGCAAGCACGTCCACACTACCATCCGCTTCCAGGGCGCCCTGCGCAGGAACCGATGCACCATCATGTGA